Within Astyanax mexicanus isolate ESR-SI-001 chromosome 2, AstMex3_surface, whole genome shotgun sequence, the genomic segment tcacatcacacatcacattgcatcacatcacacatcacattgcatcacatcacatcacacatcacatcacacgtcatatcacatcacacatcacatcacatcacacagcCCTGGATCAACATCACAACTCAACCCTGGATCATGGTGAAATTAATCGTTTTTCCATTTTAGACAATAAGAATTGAATTTATAATATGCGGTAATGGTGGAACTACATTTGGAAAAATGAAAGTATTCATTAGAAAATAAATTTTGGGCatattatacattaaataatttatttttaaataaataattttttgtttatttatttatttttattagaactaaactgaactgtcatgaaatttaagaactgaataaAAGTGGTTTGGAAATATTTTTGCAATTTATTTCTGAATTACCATTGACTGGTAGAACTGTATTCAGAATATTTtgcatttttctttattaatattattattgttattttttgtattttagacaATAAGAACTGAATTTCTAATTGTGTAATGGTGAAAATAAAATGTGGAAACTTTTTGGCATTTTAGAcaggtaaaattatttttttgactTTGGAATGGTAGAAATGTCCTTGGGAAACTTATATAGGATATATATAGGAATTTTAGAACTGAATAAAAGTGGTTTGGAAATGTTTTTGCCATTCATTTCTGAATTACGTTTGACTGGTAAAACTGAATTTGGGATAGATTGAAACTGCATTTTAGACTATTAGAAATTATAATATTTTGAAATAGTGAAActgaattttatatattttttggcatttttgaaagttaaaaatattttttttatatatatatatatatatatatattggaattGTACAAATGAGATTAGGAAATGTTTCATGATTTATTTATGATTAATTTTGTTTGGACTTTTTATTTGGTAACCTGGAATggatttgttttatatttgtaatagttttgaactgtttttgtaatTCGTTTCTTAATTACCATGGACTTGTAGAACTTAATGTGGGTTATATTATACCGTTAAAATGACTGTTTTGCATTATAGACAGTTTTAACTAAATTagaaaaaatgttataaaatataaaaaatatttttcattttatattatatatatttttataatattagtttatatattttggaACGGTAAAAAATAGCATAGgaaatttaaaaagtactttatttttttatatatataatattgttttagACTTAGGTATTTTAGGTAATTTAGGTATCCTAAATTAAAATCTTTATATTTTAGAAACTTGGAGCTTACGTTTTAATATTTTGAACcagcagatttttatttatttatttattttttaatttattaaagtctgAATTTGAACCATTTCTACATAACTTCTCCTGGTTTGGAATGTTTGATCTCAACTGAATTTTACTGCATTTTTAGTGCAATCAGTCTGTtgtttaaaataatcaaattagGAAAATACATTTCCATGTCATTTgatatataattacattattgtgCATTGTCAGTATGCACATACAGAATTGCATTTGTTCTCCAATACTTtgcttttttgtaattaaaactataaaaaaaactaaatactataaatacaaattataaatgtgtgaaatttagatttttatcACTCTAGATtaaaattacatatatttaagtAATTTTCAGACAAaattgtagtaaagcagtgagtTAAACTCACCTCTGTGTGCCCTGATTGGCCGGTGGTCTGCTGGGCGTGTGCTGATTGGCCGGTGGTTTGCTGGGCTGGTGCTAATTGGCCGGTGGTCTGCTGGGTGTGTGCTGATTGGACGGTAGAGGAGAGATGATCAGATTTAGCAGCAGGAATGTGATTTATCTCTTTattatcagcagcagcagcgggttGTTTCTCCAGCAGACGGGCGCGGTTGTCTCTCTGCTGGAGTTTGGATGGGTTGATGATGGTGGTCAGTGGAGGACGGGCAGGAGATCTGGCTCTCTCTGACCCACAGGCCTTCACTTTCCTGGGGCCGGACGTCCTGACCTCCTGCTGGACGCTGATCATCTTCAGCCTCTGAGCCTCTTTTACCTGCAGGGGGAGCTCCAGAGGAGCCAGCTTCAGAGGACGCCTGTCATAAAGGAGCTTCACTTAGActttaaaaggcaaaaaaaaatggtCTTAAGTCTTGTTATGTGACAATTATGAAGTTATttgtgcagatttcattttccagcaggatttggcacactgctcacactgccaaaaataccaattggtcttatataatattctaattttctctaagacactgatttttgggttttcattgtctgtaatccataatcatcaacaataaaataaataaacgcttaaattaaatagatcactctgtgtttaatacatctgtataatatatagagtttcacatttttaaactgaattactgaaataaagttacttttcaatgatattctaatattttggaTTATACAGTTTTAAGTGCAACAATAGTTCCATTTTTTAAAGCAGTGCCATAGAATTACTTTTACTGGTTtctataaaaatacatttgatttaaaagaaacttaaaataaatgtaaagtaagTGTGATAAAGTATGTGTACAATTTtggcattgtagattaatactaaagtcatccaaactatgaagaaaagcgTATGgaataaacaaaccagaatatgttttatattttacaggcATTAAATTATTGTGAATTATGAATGAAACCCTGACATTAAaacattctaaataaaaaaaaaacattgattaatgTTGGATTTATTAGCATCAATAGGGTGGATACTTTTAGAATTGGTTTTGAATATTGTGGTAAGTTTTGGGTTTTGGCACATAAAAATTCATTTCTGAAAGTTTGTAttgaatgttttatgttttatgttttgtcaaATAGCTATATAAATGTCATAATAACTCAATAAAAATGTCAAAGACTGATGAATAgggaaattatttgtaataaatgatcttggtaaaattaataatttttccATTTTAGACAATTAGAATTGAATTTATAATATGTGGTAATAGTGGAACTACATTTGGAAAAACTAATATACATTAGAAAATGAATTTGGGGCATATTATAcagttaaaagtatttattttttgtttatttttattttttattattagtttttttattagaacTAAACTGGACTGTTAtggaatttaagaactgaataaAAGTGGTTTGGAAATATTTTTGCAATTCATTTCTGAATTTCCATTGACTGGTACAACTGTATTTGGAATATTTtgcatttttctttattaatattattattattattattattattattattattattattattattattattattattattattattattattattattatttgtttgcattttaGACGATAAGAACTGAATTTCTAATTTTGTAATGGTgaaaataaaatgtggaaaattTTAGGtaggtaaaattatttttttagactTTGGAATGGTAGAAATGTCCTTAATGAATGATATTATTGAGAAGTGATCAGAGCACAGACGCTTTACACAGCGTCCGTAtgaccggtgttgtgccgaattcagcaccccctccaggaaaagcaccccctcatgggagaggctgcaggtgagatgattatttttcaatatttcagCATAGTTTAAATCAATATCTTGCGTATTTCtatttttctaagtaaagttaaagccaaggaTACGGTGTgtgtggtgcttttcctggcgggggtgctgaattcggcacaacaccggctccCCTCGAGCATCTTACTCTGAACCACACACAGCTAATTCACACAGTGGCTTGAATTTTGTAAATTACATATTATGAATTATGTTTTAATCAAATATTGGGTATTGTGGAGTCTCTGAAAATATATTTAGACATGCTATAATGAAGTTGTGGACATGGTGTAATGTTAACTCTATATGAACCTGGGTGGGAGGTTCTCAGCCTCCCTCTCCggcccctcctcctcttcctcctctgtgGGCGGGACGGGTGATGAAGAGTACGGTGAGGGTGAGGATGAGGGTGATGATGAAGGTTTAAGAGGAGATGAGGAGGCAGCAGCAGGTGCTGTGGGCAGATGGAGGACAGGTGTGTGTGAGAGCCGGTTGTTTCTGGACAGCGGGAGAACGCTGGCGTCTACCTGACGCAGGATCATCGCTTTGGCACGACAAGATAACAACAGCGGCTCATCACGACCCATAATGCCCTGCAGCAGAGAGACACACACGTCAATCACCCCGTCACACTCAGATaatacacattcatacacacaaatgttctgcattgtagattaatgctaaaccatatttatataatatttattaaacaaaaaagtgttaaacaaactagaatacgatttatattttacattctacaaaaagtagcacctctttcttagattagacagttttactcatctctgctggattttctcagtcagttttatgaggtagagtctcctggaattcaggctttcagttaacagctgtgctgaactcatcaagagttaattacttgaatttcttgtatcttactaatgtgtttgagagcatcagttaaagtaaagtagtgaagaggtagagttacaggtatacagtgaatagtgaatatttgagaaatgttcgaatccaggttataagaagcaacaactacttaaaCTACTCAACTAATGAAAGAAAAATGACTTTATGAAATGAAAAtcagtcagtctgaaacatttcaagaactttaaaaaggtatcttcaagtgcagtctcaaaaaAGACTatcaaaatattatgatgatgaaactggctcttatgtgctacttagaaggatttaatgtataaaaaatgttctgttttatttaacacttttctgTTTATAGATTAATCCAGTATTTCTGTATATTCATGTTTCTGTacagcagaggtcactaataggcggacccagacgttgtccaatccggacccaaaccgataaactactgagaaggatttaattctgaccgtgttcatttaaagcggcggaacgtttattgtctttatggtttacgtgctttacagcgcagtaaactcacagaccaatcacgtgtgctgtaagatcaccaaacgctctattctaccaatcagatctgtgcagatgcgagagggcggagccacacaggcaaagcaggcggtgagaagtcagagaataaagcgagaaaagatgagaatacagatggtgcgcaccagaaaaaaaaaacattaaaatactacagttataaaacatattaacagtaatgtaacctcgcTGTGTTACTttgaggaattaaagagaaagaaCCGAGACAAGAgagcaaaatattccactttactccacctgatcagaactcctcagcagaACAAcgctacctcaaaactaaggcagcccCCAGAGGACAAAAAGCATCAGTAAATCCCTCCATCAGTTttaccaacaacaaaataaagtatgctacagtaataatattaaataaaataaaactgctgtttttacaaataaaaaaagctgatattttagcaagttcagcaaacatttctccatacatTGTATGATtgatcattcatgtaattattattatgacagacaggtgcaaatctaatataaattaaatttaatagaataaatatagaattttaggtaccactttaaaataagactacctttataaagggtttataaatggtttacaattagtttattaatggttactaattgggttataaatgccttaaaatcattaataattagttatgtggctgtgggttcactatttggcaaacaacaggtcattgttgccctttctacctatgtgttataactgattattaatgatttttaaggcatttacaacctaattagtaaccattcataaacgaaaccatttataaaccctttataaaggtagtcttattttaaagtggtaccgaattttaaaacaatgttaacatacagattcacattaacagactcgatatgttaaattattaagggtgtttccatttattttatgataggatgagaatgtaattattgtgacaggcctgtttaaaacaatacttattgttgaaatatactgaatagtatgtgtaatttgttttgtctttcagttgttgatgattataaaaCACTGACAGGTGAACTACTGTAGGCTTCTTCAGTACAAcaggatataatactgaatcttaacacaagttaaaaatggcgacggtccggaccttggcctggtgAAATTTTatctaactggaccgaactgaattctgATTAAATACCCTGTTGTAGAGCTAtgatatagtcttcaatattaaatttacaatgtaaaagaaagaaaatgcattgattGATGAGAGGTGTATATAGTGCTAAATAcaaagtgtgtggagtgtgtgtgtaaagtgtgtgtatatactcaCGGCTGAAGGCAGGATCTCCTGCTTGTAGTTTTGTCGAATCATCATCTCAGCAGTGGAGCTGggcgtgagtgagtgtgtgttctgagtgaGTTCAAAACACACTGACTCCACACAGTGGGAGCAGATTGGTGATTGGTGGTGTTtgggtagaggtgtgtgtgtgtgtgtaaagcaacAGCATGACTAGATTAACCTAAGATCATTACTTGGATTAAGGTCAAGTGTGTGTGATCTCACGTGATGCCAATaccagcttacacacacacacacacacacacacacacacacaccttttcacTTCCAGTGTTATGATCTATAGAGGGCTGTAGTAGTGtagttagtttgtttatttggagtttgtttgtttcttcctctgtttggtaaGTAGCATTTAAGGGGGTGGTAAataagcagcatttaaggtggaatgattaTTTGGCAGCATATTTTAAATGGAATGGTTCATTAGTGgtatatttaaggtggaatgattaATCAACAGTGTTTTTAGGAGAATGGTCAATGGATAGCATTTAAGAAGGGATGGTAAataagcagcatttaaggtggaatgattaTTTGGCAGCATATTTTAAATGGAATGGTTCATTAGTggcatatttaaggtggaatggttaaTGGGCAGCGTTTATAGGGGAATGGTTAATGGGTAGCATTTAAGGGGAGATGGTAAataagcagcatttaaggtggaatgattaTTTGACAGCATATTTTAAATGGAATGCTTCATTAGTGGcatatttaagatggaatggttaATGGGCAGCGTTTATAGGGGAATGGTTAATgggtagcatttaaggtggaatgattaTTTGACAGCATATTTTAAATGGAATGCTTCATTAGTggcatatttaaggtggaatggttaaTGGGCAGCGTTTATAGggaaatggttaataattagcATTTAAGGGGGGGTGGTAAataagcagcatttaaggtggaatgattaTTTGACAGCATATTTTAAATGGAATGCTTCATTAGTGgtatatttaaggtggaatggttaaTGGGCAGCGTTTATAGGGAAATGGTTAATAAGTAGCATTTAAGGGGGTTGATAAataagcagcatttaaggtggaatgattaTTTGGCAGCATATTTTAAATGGAATGGTTCATTAGTGgtatatttaaggtggaatggttaaTGGGCAGCGTTTATAGGGGAATGATCAATGGATAGCATTTAAGAAGggatggtaaattagcagcatttaagatggaatgatTATATGACAGCATATTTCAAATGGAATGGTTCATTAGTggcatatttaaggtggaatggttaaTGGGCAGTGTTTAAAGGGAAATGGTTAATGGGTAGCATTTAAGAAGggatggtaaattagcagcatttaaggtggaatggtaaattcaaACAATCTAACATAATTTGAGTGATTttactaaaggtaaataataagtGAGGCAGGCAGAAGAGAGGTATCCTAGCAATGAATGGTATGATCCAATTTAGAGGCTGTTTTAAATCGTATTACAAGATTCATCCAGTAATTGATCCTGTTCATGTAATTCTaatatttaactttaaatgtaATAAGGGTGTAGAAATGTTTTGACCTCGTCAAACTATTGACTTTATCCCTTTTGGTTGGGGTTGGAGGGCTGAAGCACCACCCAGTGCcttttcaaagtcaaagtcaaagtcaaagtggtttttattgtcatttcagctatatacagagtacacagtgaaacgaaacaacgttcctccagggaccatggtgcacataaacacagtgtagacagaacaatagtgcaacagtacaaaagtgcagacagacaatacaacacaatacagacaaagaataataaataacaagacagtgtgcaaattatgcagtgtgcaaaaagtgtgcaaaaaaacaccagtgaggtagtaattacctctattacacag encodes:
- the LOC125799079 gene encoding zinc finger homeobox protein 3, with amino-acid sequence MGRDEPLLLSCRAKAMILRQVDASVLPLSRNNRLSHTPVLHLPTAPAAASSSPLKPSSSPSSSPSPYSSSPVPPTEEEEEEGPEREAENLPPRRPLKLAPLELPLQVKEAQRLKMISVQQEVRTSGPRKVKACGSERARSPARPPLTTIINPSKLQQRDNRARLLEKQPAAAADNKEINHIPAAKSDHLSSTVQSAHTQQTTGQLAPAQQTTGQSAHAQQTTGQSGHTEEGGCRRRPRLRRTQRLEEDQSRSGSFTAGPAAEEEKKPGQAWTDPSQRSTENALREASRVLEKVYRRNAPAVPEEPPVEEKFSRRKAVYDIQEAAL